In a genomic window of Alteromonas gilva:
- a CDS encoding DUF445 domain-containing protein produces MDKALQLRRAKRHALLWLLGAALLFVALSVYQSLQPEAATVTWVPLLKMMAEAALIGGLADWFAVSALFRPIPAFKPIPHTNIVARNQSAIAQNLAQFVKDKFFHAAAIEVLVSKSEPAKATGHWLAQRHNAKRLARYVSDSLAGFLHILDDTPIQTALRRAVNRGLRKLPLASIVAGILRILTKNGRHQQIVNKLVDKLATALQSEESQALIAQKLTLWLKTEHSRLEKLLPSSWLSAQGAEIAVSAMSHTLQDINQDPQHPIRHALDEHINQFIDNLESDTRLQQQLEGFRDRLLESPALHDYLQRVWQDIHQWLSSDLSKTDGQVAARLTQFFVDCGERLNQDAALQQAVNHHFGVAARYIAPELAGFLTDHIRRTIEGWDAKEMSAQIELNIGKDLQKVRINGTIVGGLIGGALFGIGHVITLVF; encoded by the coding sequence ATGGACAAAGCACTACAGCTAAGGCGAGCAAAACGACACGCATTACTTTGGTTGCTGGGCGCTGCGCTGCTGTTTGTGGCGCTGAGTGTTTATCAGTCCTTACAGCCAGAGGCGGCCACTGTAACCTGGGTACCGTTACTCAAAATGATGGCTGAAGCCGCGCTGATAGGCGGACTCGCCGATTGGTTTGCCGTGTCTGCACTGTTCAGGCCGATACCGGCGTTTAAGCCTATCCCGCACACCAATATTGTCGCGCGTAACCAGTCTGCGATAGCGCAAAACCTGGCGCAGTTTGTGAAGGATAAGTTTTTTCATGCTGCGGCGATTGAAGTGCTGGTCAGCAAAAGTGAACCGGCAAAAGCCACCGGACACTGGCTTGCACAGCGCCATAATGCCAAACGCCTGGCCCGTTATGTGAGCGATTCGTTGGCCGGCTTTTTACATATACTGGATGATACGCCGATTCAAACTGCACTGAGACGTGCGGTAAATCGCGGCCTGCGCAAGTTGCCGTTGGCCAGTATTGTAGCCGGTATATTACGGATACTGACCAAAAATGGTCGTCATCAACAGATTGTAAATAAATTAGTTGATAAGCTCGCGACCGCGCTGCAGAGCGAGGAAAGTCAGGCACTTATAGCTCAAAAACTGACTCTGTGGCTTAAAACCGAGCATAGCCGTCTGGAAAAGTTACTGCCAAGTAGCTGGCTCAGCGCTCAAGGGGCCGAAATTGCGGTCAGTGCGATGTCGCACACGTTGCAGGATATCAACCAGGATCCCCAGCATCCCATTCGCCATGCCCTTGATGAACACATCAATCAGTTCATTGATAATCTTGAGTCCGATACACGGCTGCAACAGCAGCTTGAAGGTTTCCGCGATCGGTTGTTGGAGAGTCCGGCACTGCACGATTACCTGCAACGTGTCTGGCAGGATATTCATCAATGGTTATCCAGTGATCTGTCGAAAACAGACGGTCAGGTTGCAGCGCGATTAACGCAGTTTTTTGTCGACTGTGGCGAACGTCTCAATCAGGATGCCGCCTTGCAGCAGGCGGTAAATCACCACTTTGGTGTAGCGGCGCGTTATATAGCACCGGAACTGGCCGGGTTTCTGACCGACCATATTCGTCGCACAATTGAGGGTTGGGATGCTAAGGAAATGTCGGCGCAAATCGAACTTAACATCGGTAAGGATCTGCAAAAAGTGCGTATTAATGGCACCATTGTTGGTGGTCTGATTGGCGGGGCGCTGTTTGGCATCGGGCACGTAATCACCCTGGTATTCTAA
- a CDS encoding 3-phosphoshikimate 1-carboxyvinyltransferase, with protein sequence MQDKNIQVKDEAAIKHLLSRMPASVANSFTDRQLMHLKVALGARQWGKHKVDFRGTFPVPFMRSRIYYVFLMGRNFRELSRREQVVSAFSLAVFMTLFITFSVLMGILVLYLIKSALGINIFKDFSFGIWDWFKALWQ encoded by the coding sequence TTGCAGGATAAAAATATTCAGGTTAAGGACGAAGCTGCGATCAAACATTTACTCAGTCGCATGCCGGCAAGTGTGGCAAACAGCTTTACCGATCGACAACTGATGCATTTAAAAGTGGCATTAGGTGCCAGACAATGGGGCAAACACAAAGTCGACTTCAGAGGCACGTTTCCGGTGCCATTTATGCGCAGTCGCATTTATTATGTTTTTCTTATGGGCCGTAACTTTCGTGAGCTTTCCCGCAGGGAACAAGTTGTGTCTGCATTTAGCCTGGCCGTGTTTATGACCTTGTTTATTACCTTTTCGGTGTTAATGGGCATCCTGGTGTTGTATTTGATAAAGTCGGCCTTAGGCATCAACATATTTAAAGACTTTTCGTTTGGTATTTGGGACTGGTTTAAAGCGTTATGGCAGTAG
- a CDS encoding patatin-like phospholipase family protein: protein MQRALVIEGGAMRGIFAAGVLDTFQQQHYYPFDFVVGVSAGATNAAGYVSGNAERNRRIIIRMATQRDFFNPVRFMMKGHMTDVKWLWSESCQRYPLPPGTLLKHIPLIVVVTNMYTGKAEYHRASKENLDELMEATCALPVVYRTPPQLESHFYVDGGVADAIPVRYAYEQGARDITVVLSQPWGYQKTTEKAPWITDKMFTDHPELINTIHHRSEVYNQTLRFIAHPPADCRIRVIVPPADFPVKRLTMHKGKLIKGYRMGRQAAQEFLAKMRDVA, encoded by the coding sequence ATGCAGCGCGCACTTGTTATCGAAGGCGGCGCCATGCGCGGTATATTTGCCGCCGGCGTGCTCGACACCTTTCAGCAACAACACTATTACCCCTTTGATTTTGTGGTGGGTGTTTCAGCCGGTGCCACCAATGCCGCCGGTTATGTCAGCGGCAATGCTGAGCGCAACCGGCGCATTATTATTCGCATGGCCACGCAGCGGGATTTTTTTAACCCGGTGCGTTTTATGATGAAAGGCCATATGACCGATGTAAAATGGTTGTGGTCTGAATCGTGCCAGCGCTACCCACTGCCGCCCGGTACGCTGTTAAAGCACATTCCACTGATCGTTGTGGTGACCAATATGTACACCGGCAAAGCAGAATACCACCGGGCGAGTAAAGAGAATCTTGATGAGCTGATGGAAGCCACCTGTGCACTACCGGTGGTGTATCGCACCCCGCCGCAGTTGGAATCTCACTTTTATGTTGATGGTGGTGTAGCCGATGCGATTCCGGTCAGGTATGCCTACGAGCAAGGCGCCCGGGATATTACGGTTGTATTATCGCAGCCCTGGGGATACCAGAAAACCACCGAAAAAGCGCCCTGGATTACCGACAAAATGTTTACCGATCATCCTGAACTCATCAACACTATCCATCATCGAAGTGAGGTGTATAACCAGACACTGCGCTTTATTGCGCATCCCCCGGCGGACTGCCGCATCAGGGTAATTGTGCCGCCGGCGGATTTTCCGGTAAAGCGGCTCACTATGCATAAAGGTAAGTTAATTAAAGGCTATAGGATGGGTCGCCAGGCGGCGCAGGAGTTTTTAGCAAAAATGCGTGACGTAGCCTGA
- a CDS encoding retropepsin-like aspartic protease, translating into MRNFLVRYVLSAFILTMTAAQASALSFALSTSEGGTLYLGDSAQAQSLFLIDTGSSMTILTQATFEQIKRQQEVTEAGLVIAKLANGRKQTVQLYNVPVLTLTDECQFNNVSVAVMNKKHNILGMEVLSRAAPISIALAPATLTLNQCDNSHTAMNESTVRTDAR; encoded by the coding sequence ATGCGTAACTTCCTGGTCCGGTATGTACTGAGCGCCTTCATATTAACGATGACGGCGGCACAGGCGTCGGCGTTGTCGTTTGCCCTGAGCACCAGCGAAGGCGGCACGCTGTATTTAGGAGACAGTGCACAAGCGCAGTCGTTATTTTTAATTGATACCGGCTCGTCAATGACCATACTGACCCAGGCTACGTTTGAGCAGATAAAACGTCAGCAAGAGGTTACTGAGGCTGGGCTGGTGATAGCCAAATTAGCCAACGGGCGCAAACAAACCGTGCAGTTGTACAACGTGCCGGTCCTCACACTCACCGATGAATGTCAGTTTAACAATGTGAGTGTTGCGGTAATGAACAAAAAACACAATATTTTAGGCATGGAAGTACTAAGCCGTGCAGCCCCCATCAGCATCGCGTTGGCACCAGCAACCCTAACGCTTAACCAGTGCGACAATTCGCATACTGCCATGAATGAGTCTACCGTACGTACTGATGCACGCTAA
- a CDS encoding alpha/beta fold hydrolase, translating to MHLKGFIIGCVLLSLSGCASFIAHEITRAQGSPFNSEDTDVVKRQVCDTKQYCITTLNLPDNYNKYKRVSLEMNLQIERKRKIWRFVNDTEKGTRATPLTNELIVIFPGYHQPAEIFYVHQQWLKNITGAEVIVVPSPESSESFQFGLDFTAPLLAEIQRLQPKAVHLVGFSMGALAAQAVAQHTDNARLYLFAPMTDFAYSTKALYNMSYKDKFYTAFISPETLDNAIQIVYDKSGVSLTDTDLLNHLNQNTSPTFVYASNTDKITNPKAFNAVQNRHINVTLFDDLIHLEMVAFFSLDILSTFVSDLLGRQVANNEIATLGILCDYKDSDCLSQIPED from the coding sequence ATGCATTTAAAAGGATTTATTATTGGTTGTGTATTATTAAGCCTGAGTGGTTGCGCCTCATTTATTGCCCATGAAATTACTCGTGCTCAAGGATCGCCGTTTAATAGTGAAGATACTGATGTTGTTAAAAGGCAAGTCTGTGATACCAAGCAGTACTGCATCACAACATTAAACTTACCAGACAATTACAATAAGTATAAGCGCGTCAGCTTGGAAATGAATCTTCAAATCGAAAGAAAACGAAAGATTTGGCGATTTGTAAACGATACGGAAAAAGGCACCCGTGCGACGCCACTCACAAACGAATTAATCGTCATTTTTCCCGGTTATCATCAACCCGCCGAAATATTTTATGTACATCAGCAATGGTTAAAAAATATAACAGGGGCTGAAGTTATTGTGGTGCCCAGCCCTGAATCCTCAGAGTCATTTCAGTTTGGTCTTGATTTTACTGCGCCGCTTTTAGCAGAAATACAGCGCCTGCAGCCCAAAGCTGTGCATCTGGTTGGGTTTTCCATGGGCGCACTGGCAGCGCAAGCCGTTGCCCAACACACTGACAATGCCCGGCTCTATTTATTTGCGCCCATGACAGACTTCGCTTATTCAACAAAAGCGCTGTATAACATGAGCTATAAAGATAAGTTTTACACTGCCTTCATCTCACCAGAGACTCTTGATAATGCGATACAAATTGTTTATGACAAATCTGGCGTAAGCTTAACCGACACAGATTTATTAAATCACCTTAACCAGAACACCTCACCCACCTTCGTGTATGCATCGAACACAGATAAAATTACCAATCCGAAGGCGTTTAATGCTGTGCAGAATCGCCACATTAATGTAACGCTTTTCGATGACTTAATTCACCTTGAAATGGTTGCGTTCTTTAGCCTGGATATTTTGAGCACCTTTGTGTCTGACTTGCTTGGCAGGCAGGTAGCCAACAATGAAATAGCCACCCTGGGCATACTCTGTGATTATAAGGACAGCGACTGTCTGAGCCAGATACCTGAGGATTAG
- a CDS encoding FAD-binding domain-containing protein: protein MTQHSFPAITVVWFKRDLRLQDHAPLQYAASQSAPVLPLYLFEPDIMADDHYSERHWRFVWQSLLDLEQQLKTVGAAMHVSYESAASFFKRLAGQFAQITVVSYAETGLHCTYQRDQQLVKLFRELGITWREFAYGGVVRALKERHQWLTHWHEAMRAPQQTPALQTMHWLTDRSLVMRLPKALSEALHRPDKAMQTGGERRAQDTLQSFIAARHAQYHRHISSPLNSINSCSRLSAYLAWGNLSIRQVYQAIVTPGRKLPASLRAFVSRLHWHCHFIQKFESECEQQFRHINSGYAAFPYREDAASEQLLEAWQTGNTGVPMVDACMRSVAQTGYLNFRMRAMLVSFLSHYLLIDWRRGVQHLARQFLDFEPGIHYPQFQMQAGVTGTNTLRIYNPVKQAQDNDPQGEFIRRWVPEIAHLANEDLFAPWQMPPIAQMSMETPVPAPYHCPVIIPEADIDKHRELLWKWRERDEVKHHAKRIVKRHSNPQR from the coding sequence GTGACCCAACACTCGTTCCCGGCAATCACTGTAGTATGGTTTAAGCGCGATCTGCGCTTGCAGGATCATGCGCCATTACAATACGCCGCCAGCCAGTCTGCGCCGGTATTGCCGCTGTATTTATTTGAACCAGACATTATGGCCGATGATCACTACAGCGAGCGACACTGGCGTTTTGTGTGGCAAAGCCTGTTAGACTTAGAGCAACAACTGAAAACCGTTGGCGCTGCCATGCACGTCAGCTACGAGTCCGCCGCGAGCTTCTTTAAACGCCTCGCGGGTCAGTTTGCGCAGATCACCGTTGTCAGCTATGCCGAAACCGGCCTGCACTGCACTTACCAGCGCGATCAACAGCTGGTCAAACTCTTTCGCGAGCTGGGAATTACCTGGCGGGAGTTTGCTTATGGCGGGGTTGTCCGTGCACTGAAGGAGCGACACCAGTGGCTCACTCACTGGCACGAAGCAATGCGTGCACCACAACAAACTCCGGCGCTGCAAACAATGCATTGGCTCACCGATCGTTCGCTGGTGATGCGCTTGCCCAAGGCGCTATCCGAGGCACTTCATCGTCCCGATAAGGCTATGCAAACCGGTGGTGAAAGGCGCGCGCAGGACACGCTCCAGAGTTTTATTGCAGCGCGACATGCCCAGTATCACCGCCACATTTCCAGCCCGCTTAACAGCATTAACAGTTGTTCAAGGTTGTCGGCTTACCTGGCGTGGGGCAATTTAAGCATCCGCCAGGTATATCAGGCCATTGTCACCCCCGGGCGTAAACTGCCCGCTTCGCTGCGCGCATTTGTGTCGCGATTGCACTGGCATTGCCACTTTATTCAAAAATTTGAAAGCGAATGTGAGCAGCAGTTTCGCCACATTAATTCTGGCTACGCGGCCTTTCCGTATCGCGAGGATGCTGCCAGTGAGCAGTTGCTGGAGGCGTGGCAAACCGGTAACACCGGCGTGCCCATGGTCGATGCCTGTATGCGCTCAGTTGCGCAAACCGGCTACCTGAATTTTCGTATGCGGGCGATGCTGGTGAGCTTTTTAAGTCATTATCTGCTCATTGACTGGCGTCGTGGCGTGCAGCATCTGGCCCGCCAGTTTTTAGATTTTGAGCCGGGTATTCATTACCCGCAGTTTCAAATGCAGGCCGGGGTTACAGGCACTAATACGCTGCGGATTTATAATCCGGTAAAACAGGCGCAGGACAACGACCCACAGGGTGAGTTTATTCGCCGCTGGGTGCCGGAAATTGCCCATTTAGCCAATGAAGATCTGTTTGCCCCCTGGCAAATGCCACCCATTGCCCAAATGAGCATGGAAACGCCCGTACCGGCGCCGTATCATTGCCCGGTTATTATTCCTGAGGCAGATATCGACAAGCACCGCGAGTTACTATGGAAATGGCGTGAACGTGACGAGGTTAAACACCACGCCAAACGTATTGTAAAACGTCACTCTAACCCACAGCGTTAG
- a CDS encoding adenine deaminase: MLLRHYTRLFSHCCWGVALTTLIMGCEPNTTTPHNSQPVAAQDDKAVAKVHQFKDEVTTRQTLTQVALGRQEADLMIQNVTLLNVFTQEWLPEQDIVIAASRIAWVGDAGTWPGVAKQQYDAEGLWAVPGFGESHKHIESSYLTPEYEAALVIPHGNTWTVEGSHEISNVVGNRNAEFWLEAERRGSTLKIFPAIGSATPPTVYESGGGYYGYKEMSDFLNADPRVVALGEVMDWSAVINSDNGGHQRIWEMIEATYDHRGVVEGHGMNLTSQTDISAFAAAGLSSDHEVRLADEGIEKLRRGVFLEIKQAGMDSLFPKLLEMGLKDWSNISVTTDDRDVFATLQLGSMDYNIRSAIELGVPLEIAYQLGSYNTARHFNIDHLVGAIAPGRYGDVVLLSDPQTVEIARVYANGQLASVNGEYQLDIPQIDYPEWATDTMNVGRELIAADFVIEAPPGRDTVNAAILEPFWFKADFITRELPVSEQGTVEANPAENLIKVAVVDRYHGTAAVSKMLWQNVGPKTPGSALASSQSHDLHNIWTMGNDDYAMALAANTVAAMGGGWALVNNGKVVATVKLDVGGLMTARPVNEVAAEMEALHHEADKMEWINATGLPERMRFAFLTAAPWKWQLVAPYEGNPDGFVDVTTGNTHAIIW, from the coding sequence ATGTTGTTGCGTCATTATACTCGTTTGTTTAGCCATTGTTGTTGGGGGGTGGCACTGACTACCTTGATAATGGGCTGTGAACCCAATACGACTACCCCACACAACAGCCAGCCAGTGGCGGCACAAGATGACAAAGCGGTAGCGAAAGTTCACCAGTTTAAGGATGAAGTCACTACCCGGCAGACGCTCACGCAGGTAGCGCTGGGCAGACAAGAAGCCGACTTAATGATTCAGAATGTGACCTTACTGAATGTATTTACCCAGGAATGGCTGCCCGAGCAGGATATTGTGATTGCCGCGTCGCGGATTGCCTGGGTGGGCGATGCCGGTACCTGGCCGGGCGTGGCCAAACAGCAGTATGATGCCGAGGGCTTGTGGGCGGTGCCAGGCTTTGGCGAGTCGCATAAGCATATTGAGAGTTCCTATCTTACGCCGGAGTACGAAGCGGCGCTGGTGATCCCCCACGGCAATACCTGGACAGTAGAAGGCTCCCACGAAATTTCTAACGTGGTGGGTAACCGCAATGCCGAGTTCTGGCTTGAGGCAGAGCGCCGCGGCAGTACCTTAAAAATCTTTCCTGCCATTGGCTCGGCTACACCCCCAACCGTATACGAGTCGGGCGGTGGCTACTATGGCTATAAAGAAATGAGCGATTTTTTAAACGCTGATCCGCGGGTGGTAGCACTCGGTGAAGTGATGGACTGGTCGGCAGTGATTAATAGCGATAACGGCGGCCATCAGCGCATTTGGGAAATGATAGAAGCCACCTACGATCACCGCGGTGTAGTGGAAGGCCATGGCATGAACCTTACATCACAAACCGATATCAGCGCGTTTGCGGCCGCGGGGCTGTCCTCTGATCATGAGGTCAGACTGGCCGACGAGGGCATCGAAAAGTTACGTCGTGGTGTATTTTTAGAAATTAAACAAGCCGGTATGGACTCGCTGTTTCCTAAACTACTGGAAATGGGGCTCAAGGACTGGAGCAATATCTCGGTGACCACCGACGATCGTGATGTGTTTGCAACCCTGCAACTGGGCTCAATGGATTACAATATCCGCAGTGCCATTGAACTGGGCGTACCGCTTGAAATAGCCTATCAACTTGGCAGTTACAACACCGCCCGGCATTTTAATATTGACCATTTGGTGGGAGCGATTGCGCCCGGACGCTATGGCGATGTGGTATTGCTCAGCGACCCTCAAACCGTGGAGATAGCGCGGGTTTATGCCAACGGGCAATTAGCGTCTGTTAACGGCGAATACCAATTGGACATACCACAAATTGATTATCCTGAATGGGCAACTGACACCATGAATGTCGGGCGCGAGCTTATTGCCGCTGACTTTGTGATTGAGGCGCCGCCAGGGCGCGATACGGTAAATGCGGCGATTCTTGAGCCGTTTTGGTTTAAAGCGGATTTTATCACCCGCGAGCTGCCGGTATCTGAACAAGGCACCGTGGAGGCCAACCCGGCCGAAAATCTCATCAAAGTGGCGGTGGTTGACCGTTATCATGGTACGGCTGCCGTGTCTAAAATGCTCTGGCAAAATGTTGGCCCCAAAACACCGGGCTCGGCCCTGGCCAGTTCACAGTCTCACGATTTACATAACATCTGGACTATGGGTAACGATGATTATGCTATGGCGCTGGCGGCAAACACCGTTGCCGCTATGGGCGGTGGCTGGGCGCTGGTGAATAACGGTAAAGTAGTGGCAACGGTTAAACTGGATGTGGGCGGCTTAATGACCGCCCGGCCGGTTAATGAGGTTGCCGCCGAAATGGAAGCGTTGCATCACGAAGCCGATAAAATGGAGTGGATAAACGCTACCGGGCTGCCTGAACGCATGCGCTTTGCATTTTTAACTGCAGCGCCGTGGAAATGGCAATTAGTGGCTCCTTATGAGGGCAACCCGGATGGCTTTGTTGACGTCACAACAGGCAATACTCACGCCATAATCTGGTAG
- a CDS encoding HupE/UreJ family protein, translated as MDRFTVLMALCLLAVPVQAHLLNMTRVAVTIDEQGIVSASVDVDLTKEAGGGEAYYAFSQIPATLTDARFASLVNRLEAASVFMLGERRVPVQVTQVALPDAPKADFTSGLAWPMTRFTLHGQLPDNFTAQALHVMFADSFKFEEPVAVTITYTATQTSLSRWLVRNQFSPSFTFNRSAPTPSVNGESVAMWLSYMKQGILHIVPKGWDHALFVLGLLLGVTSLRQLILLITGFTLAHTLTLALATYGAVVVSAHVIEPLIALSIVWIGAENVWVKPKLPWRFIVVVGFGLLHGLGFAEALRALGIPSSDYIGALVSFNVGVELAQLGLIGVVWVVVRRWRYQPYWFSRMVKPGSLFIAGLALYWFIQRTLF; from the coding sequence GTGGACAGGTTCACGGTGCTGATGGCGCTGTGCCTGTTAGCGGTGCCCGTGCAGGCGCATTTACTTAATATGACCCGCGTTGCCGTGACGATTGATGAGCAGGGTATAGTCAGTGCCAGCGTTGATGTTGATTTAACCAAAGAGGCCGGTGGTGGTGAGGCCTACTATGCCTTCAGTCAAATACCAGCGACACTTACGGACGCCAGGTTTGCGTCGTTAGTTAACCGTCTTGAGGCGGCCAGTGTGTTTATGCTGGGTGAGCGAAGGGTGCCTGTGCAGGTCACCCAGGTGGCACTGCCCGACGCACCAAAAGCAGATTTTACGTCGGGGTTGGCCTGGCCGATGACGCGTTTTACCCTGCATGGTCAACTGCCGGACAATTTTACCGCGCAGGCATTACACGTGATGTTTGCTGACAGCTTTAAATTTGAAGAGCCGGTGGCAGTGACGATTACATATACTGCCACTCAGACCAGCCTGAGCCGCTGGCTGGTTCGTAACCAATTTTCTCCGTCTTTTACGTTTAACCGCTCAGCCCCGACGCCGTCGGTGAATGGCGAGTCGGTTGCCATGTGGTTAAGCTATATGAAGCAGGGCATTCTGCACATCGTGCCAAAAGGCTGGGATCATGCGCTCTTTGTGCTCGGATTGTTGTTGGGCGTGACATCGTTGCGTCAGCTCATACTGCTGATTACCGGGTTTACTCTGGCTCATACGCTCACCCTGGCACTGGCCACCTATGGCGCCGTGGTGGTCAGTGCCCATGTCATCGAGCCGCTGATTGCCTTATCCATTGTGTGGATTGGGGCTGAGAACGTATGGGTTAAACCCAAACTGCCCTGGCGGTTTATTGTTGTGGTTGGGTTTGGTCTTTTACACGGGCTCGGATTTGCCGAAGCGCTACGGGCATTGGGAATTCCCAGTTCTGATTATATTGGCGCGTTGGTCAGTTTTAATGTGGGAGTGGAACTGGCGCAACTTGGCCTCATTGGTGTGGTATGGGTGGTTGTGCGGCGTTGGCGTTACCAGCCGTACTGGTTTTCGCGCATGGTTAAACCTGGCTCTCTGTTTATCGCTGGTCTGGCGCTATACTGGTTTATACAACGCACACTTTTCTAA
- a CDS encoding DUF3307 domain-containing protein, whose translation MSIVNLLTLLLAVHIIADFYLQPGRWISQRNNLHFSAPCLYWHGAIHGLLALLVLFVAAPSAPIMIVAYAVFMGASHIVIDGIKSFAKPALWAFTADQLAHVAVILFVTYLASNMTYAQLTGYISKAFTYQSLIIMSGFLVILRPVSVVVKLLLKPWSDAVYKERDLADAPTDSASDSPDLASAGQRIGYLERTLILIFILLNQFAAIGFLLAAKSVFRFGDLRQSEDKKLTEYVMLGTLTSFAITIVIGLLISSIATQLPVGK comes from the coding sequence ATGTCGATAGTTAACCTGTTAACGTTGTTGCTGGCGGTACATATTATTGCCGATTTTTACTTACAGCCCGGTCGCTGGATCAGCCAGCGCAACAACCTGCACTTTAGCGCGCCATGTTTATACTGGCACGGTGCAATACATGGCCTGCTGGCGTTACTGGTATTGTTTGTTGCAGCCCCATCTGCGCCCATCATGATAGTGGCTTACGCTGTGTTTATGGGTGCCTCGCACATCGTTATTGATGGGATTAAGTCGTTTGCCAAACCCGCATTGTGGGCTTTTACCGCCGATCAGTTGGCGCACGTTGCGGTTATCCTGTTTGTAACGTACCTGGCCAGTAATATGACCTATGCACAGTTAACCGGCTATATCAGCAAAGCGTTCACGTACCAAAGCCTTATTATTATGAGCGGCTTTTTAGTGATCCTGCGCCCGGTCTCCGTTGTGGTGAAACTGCTCCTTAAACCCTGGAGCGACGCGGTGTATAAAGAGCGTGATTTAGCCGACGCGCCAACTGATAGCGCCAGCGACTCGCCCGATCTGGCGTCAGCCGGGCAGCGCATTGGTTATCTTGAACGCACGCTTATCCTGATTTTTATATTGCTTAATCAATTTGCTGCCATTGGTTTTTTGCTGGCCGCCAAGTCGGTATTCCGGTTCGGTGATTTGCGTCAAAGTGAAGATAAGAAACTCACCGAATACGTGATGCTTGGCACACTCACCAGCTTTGCTATTACCATCGTCATTGGCTTACTGATCAGCAGCATTGCCACCCAGCTGCCTGTGGGCAAATAG
- a CDS encoding glutathione S-transferase family protein, with the protein MITLYGFGPALGLYDPSPFVLKVATWLRMADIEYRYNGNIHNLGKAPKKKLPYIQDGQSLIADSTFILRYLKEHRAPRFDDHLSAEQQATACLISKALEEQFYWCIVYSRWVVDDTWPQVKHALFAPLPLPLKLLVPYLARKSVIKQTYSQGISRHSDDERQTLANDTLGALSVLIGDKPFCFGERPCSLDATVYAFLAAVILVDLTNALTDVARSYPNLIDYCQNIQTRYFGRTP; encoded by the coding sequence ATGATAACGCTATACGGATTTGGTCCGGCTCTGGGATTATACGATCCCAGCCCGTTTGTATTAAAGGTAGCCACCTGGCTACGCATGGCAGATATCGAATATCGCTATAACGGCAATATACACAACCTCGGCAAAGCGCCCAAAAAAAAGCTGCCGTATATTCAGGACGGGCAGAGCCTTATCGCAGATTCGACATTTATTTTGCGTTATCTTAAAGAGCACCGCGCTCCTCGCTTTGATGATCACCTGAGCGCCGAACAGCAGGCAACTGCATGCTTAATCAGTAAGGCCCTTGAAGAGCAGTTTTACTGGTGCATTGTGTATTCGCGCTGGGTCGTCGACGACACCTGGCCACAAGTTAAACACGCGCTGTTCGCGCCGTTACCCTTGCCTCTTAAACTACTGGTGCCATATTTGGCGCGAAAAAGCGTTATTAAACAAACATACAGCCAGGGGATCAGCCGCCATAGCGACGATGAAAGGCAGACACTCGCCAATGACACGCTCGGCGCGCTGTCGGTCCTTATCGGTGACAAACCGTTTTGCTTTGGTGAGCGCCCCTGCTCTCTCGATGCCACCGTGTATGCGTTTTTAGCGGCCGTTATCCTGGTTGATTTAACAAACGCCCTGACAGATGTGGCCCGCAGTTACCCCAACCTTATTGATTACTGCCAGAATATTCAGACCCGGTATTTTGGTAGAACTCCGTAG
- a CDS encoding TIGR03643 family protein, protein MTTTDNTSFTATDISRIIEMAWEDRTPFEAIEHLYGLDQAAVIKLMRSNLKPGSFKLWRKRTQGRTTKHLKLRSPDINRGYCPTQYKQR, encoded by the coding sequence ATGACAACAACCGACAACACGTCATTTACCGCAACCGATATCTCACGCATTATCGAAATGGCATGGGAAGACCGCACGCCCTTTGAAGCTATCGAACACCTGTACGGGCTTGATCAGGCGGCGGTCATTAAATTAATGCGCAGTAACCTCAAACCCGGCAGCTTTAAATTATGGCGCAAGCGCACGCAGGGGCGAACCACTAAACACCTTAAATTGCGCTCACCGGACATTAACCGCGGGTATTGCCCAACCCAGTACAAACAGCGCTGA